Proteins encoded together in one Nyctibius grandis isolate bNycGra1 chromosome 1, bNycGra1.pri, whole genome shotgun sequence window:
- the LTV1 gene encoding protein LTV1 homolog, translated as MPHKKKKPFIDKKKAVTFHLVHRSQRDPLAADDTAPQRVLLPTQKGHEEQRREEQRKYGVFFDDDYDYLQHLKEASGPSELVPSVRGQQSRIVVTSEGHIEDEIQRIPAPSIKLPSSVFATEFEEDVGLLNKAAPVSGPRLDFDPDIVAALDDDFDFDNPENILEDDFVLQANEPQKGGSDAEDEDEWEDVEDDSDEKDSCSNDKDYDSEGPLSDDGVNGQTKEFLFMQEETRSRFTEYSMTSSVMRRNEQLTLLDDRFEKFFEQFDEDEIGALDNMELEGYINTDNARLQEVLNDYYKEKAKNCVKLDALEPCEDLDSPVNEESEEEKEEIVAVVIEEPKEKWDCESILSTYSNLYNHPTLIKEPSKPKPIKVSQKTGIPLHILPQKGLTAKQIERMQMINDSDLLRASTQPRSKDESKGDRKARKQAIKEERKERRMEKKANKLAFKLEKTRQEKELLNLKQNVQGLQLS; from the exons ATG CctcacaagaaaaagaaacccttCATAGACAAGAAGAAAGCGGTAACGTTTCACTTAGTGCACAGAAGTCAGAGGGATCCACTTGCTGCTGATGATACTGCACCCCAGAGAGTTCTGCTGCCTACACAGAAA GGACATGAGGAGCAAAGGAGGGAAGAGCAGCGGAAGTATGGAGTCTTCTTTGATGATGACTATGACTATTTGCAGCATCTAAAAGAAGCCTCTGGTCCCTCTGAGCTTGTTCCTTCTGTGCGTGGACAGCAAAGCAGAATTGTTGTCACAAGTGAGGGGCACATAGAGGATGAAATTCAGCGAATTCCA gcTCCATCTATTAAGTTACCTTCCTCAGTATTTGCCACAGAGTTTGAAGAGGATGTGGGCTTGTTAAATAAAGCTGCTCCTGTTTCAG GACCACGGCTAGATTTTGACCCTGATATTGTTGCAGCTCTTGATGATGATTTTGACTTTGACAATCCAGAAAATATTCTGGAAGATGATTTTGTTCTACAAGCAAATGAGCCACAGAAAGG GGGATCAGATGCTGAGGATGAAGATGAATGGGAAGATGTGGAGGATGATAGTGATGAAAAGGATAGCTGCAGTAACGATAAAGACTATGATTCAGAAGGTCCTTTATCAGACGATGGGGTTAATGGACAGacaaaagaatttctttttatgcaaGAAGAAACCAGGAGTCGTTTCACAGAATATTCTATGACATCTTCAGTAATGAGAAGGAATGAGCAGTTAACCCTGTTGGATGACAGATTTGAGAAG ttttttgaaCAATTTGATGAAGATGAAATTGGAGCCTTGGATAATATGGAGTTAGAAGGCTATATTAACACGGACAATGCTCGGTTGCAGGAAGTCCTGAATGATTActacaaagagaaagcaaagaa TTGTGTGAAATTGGATGCTCTTGAACCCTGTGAAGATTTAGACTCTCCTGTGAATGAAgaaagtgaggaagaaaaggaagaaatagtaGCTGTAGTTATTGAGGAACCAAAAGAAAAGTGGGATTGTGAATCCATTTTGA GTACATATTCAAACTTATATAATCACCCAACACTTATTAAGGAGCCATCAAAG CCCAAACCAATAAAAGTTTCCCAGAAGACTGGAATTCCTCTACATATCTTGCCTCAGAAAGGTCTTACTGCTAAGCAGATTGAACGCATGCAAATGATTAATGACAGTGACCTGCTAAGAGCATCAACACAGCCCCGTTCCAAAGATGAGAGCAAAGGGGATCGCAAAGCTAGAAAACAGGCaataaaagaggagagaaag GAACGCAGAATGGAGAAGAAAGCCAATAAGCTCGCCTTCAAATTGGAGAAAACAAGGCAAGAAAAAGAGTTGCTCAATCTGAAACAAAACGTTCAAGGACTGCAGCTGTCTTGA